CATTTAAGTCTAAAAGTAAAAAATAAGGAAAGAAAGATGCTCAGCACAACAATTTAGAATAATGCCACTTACAAAAAGGACAATAAGGTCTCCTAAACGTTAAGAGAAAGGAAAATACCAGGCTTTGTTTTTATCACCATTGTCAACTGCTCTCAAGTGTTTTGACAGCTCAGATGTATCATCAGCTGCTGCACAAGCTCAAAAACTTGTAGGATTAGGCAGCCCAGAAGGGGCTCAAACCCAACAGCAACTAAACTGCCTGATTATCTTGCCAAGCTGGGCAAGGTTCCAGgaaggtgcaaaagaagggcagcCCCTCCATTCTCCAAGGCAGGGGCAAGCAGTTTTATGGCCCGTGGGCTAAATCCAGGACGACTGAGTTTCCTGCTGCCCCAGGAAACAGAGGAGATTGCTGCCTGGCAACCCCCGACCCAGATCCATAGACTCGTGGCCCTGCCTGGTTTTAAGCAACGCTAGGCAAAAGAGTTTCCTGCCGTCTCAATCCAAAGGTGAAAAGCCAGTTTGCTCCCAGAAGTCAACAAGAGATTTCACATTTTAGTGTCACCAAGAGAGATCTATAGATGCCCTCTGCCATGCAGGAGAACATTGTTCCAGAAATGATGCGAAGCGCTTGCTGCGGAATGGAACAGAGATGGCAAACCTGTGGCCGTGCAGGTGTTGCCGGGACTCGgccccagccaatgtggccaacgggcaggggatgatgggaattgtagtcgaggagtggggaacctccagccagCAGGGTGACACTGGCCGATGGGCTCATTTCCCCCAAACAGTCCCCAATTCACCCATCCGATGACATAGCTGGTGATGTCAGCTGAAGGGCAGGGCCTTCTCCTTTAAGTGAGCAAGAGGGGAAAAGGTTAAAGGAACCTGTACAATGCAGATTCTTTCCCTCCTACCCACCCATTGCTTGCTTCAAAGGGAAGCACTTTAAGCTAGTCCCCAAACGCAGACAGGGTAGCGGGGACAGCCTTAAAGCAGGCGCTGTTTTGCGTTCAGCAACACCTGCCCCCAGGTATAGAGCTGGATCAGCTGGGAGGTGAGCCCATGCGGCAAAGTATATCCAGTCAGTGGCCTGAGAATGGTTGCTCATGCCAGAGCTTAAGAAGAGCAGGTCAAGGCTGTACAGAACAGACAGGGAAAATCCACCGGCAGGCCAGGCCTGTGTTCTCTGTTGCCAACCCCTCCCGCAGGCAGGGCAATTAAAAGCTCAAGCGCCGAGTCCTGCACCAAGGCAATTCAAGTTGTGCACCGAGAAAGGTGGGCTGCTGTGACCTGCGCACAATTGACTCAACcctaggaggaaaggaaggaaatgtgCAGGGCACCAAAACCCTGCCTCTCCCTCGCTGTTTTCAAAGAGGAAAGCCAGCACTGCCCCACATGCTTCCGACATGCTCGCCTTTGCAGCTGCAAGGAGCTAGGGGCATTCCTtccccaacgtggtgccctccaagtgCTGTTGGGActgccactcccatcatccctgaccgccgAGCTAGCCGGTTTTAGGCTTAAGGGGAGCAGTAGGACAAAATATTTGGAGAGCACCAAGGTGGGATTGAGACTAGCTTGAAAGAAGAACAGGTCAAGAATTCTGCAAGCGGAATTCTGAATGTGTGCTACCTGCAGAATCACAGCATGTATTACACAGTCCTGCCCGTGGGTCACGGAGCCCAAAGCAGAGCTGTGCTGGACATTCAAATACTAAGGAGCAGGGTTTGTTTTCGTGGATCTTTTTGGGTTGTCACCAGCCAAAGCACCCCGCTTTAAATCGTGGCAATAGCAGCCACAGAATATGCCCCTCCAGATGAAATTGATCAGACACCGTGTGCCCTCATCTTTTAGGCAGAGTCGGCCTGTGTATCAAGTCTAGTGTTTAAAAACTGGCAGCATAAGATTCTCTTACAATCAATGGAGAGATAaagaaatgtaaaaaagaaaagaaaggcacaCAGAGAAGTGCTTGTATAAAAAAGACAAGAGAACAGTTAATAAAAACTGCGTATAAAGACTTAAGGAATGGATGTTCACCAGAGTGTTACTGAGCCCTTACGgattttttgattattatttttaagaaatctACTTCCCTTTGGActagtaaaagaaaaaagagggactATctactacacacagagagaagaaaaatagACGGGTCAAACTTTTGACCCGAAATGGAAATATGTTGACGCAAGATCAACTGAGAATATCGTTGGAATTTTAAAGAGGAAAGGAAGCGGTCCATTCTGAAAAACTGAAGAAGCGAGGGTGTGATTAATACTTCAGAAAAATTGCATTTGAGATTGGTTCTAAACCCTTTTATGTCTAGAAGATTCAAGTCACTTAAGAAAATGCTGTTTTCACATACAAGCCATTAAGTGTCCAGTTTCTGTCCAACAAGGatgcctctgcagctcaggtgaagggggaagaaaaggctaCACATTTGACTGGGAACATCCTGCAAACAGAGCCCACGGACACAAGCAAGAGCGATACAGAGGGTCCCATTCATCTTAAGCGGGGCTTGCGCAGGAAGCGTTCCTTGGAGGGAGACTGTGCCACATTACCTGTCACAGTTACGAGTTCCAGATTAAGCCATATAGAAATATTAGTCAcaagagggaggggaggtggaATTGTCCCTGCAGGAGAGCTGTTCCCTTTTAAAACAGTTAATAAAGAGAGGGAAGAGAAAACGACCCCTTGGGCAAAGTTTGGTTACGCAGGAACTGCCACTTCTCCCCACGCTTGTATAAACTTTGCACgcacaaaaatatatatgtacatacatacacacactgcaGGAAACGACTATAAATACAGTGCATCCTTTGTGGGtctaaaaaggaggaggaggaggagtcgccAAGTCTGGTTCCAGTTCACGCCAGGCTGGAATGCTTAAAGAGTCTTTCAATGGAAGAAGCCAAGTTTCTCGTGCAGCCACTCCTCAGTGAGGTCTTCTGTATTCCTGATTTCAAATACctttagtaaaaaaaaaggggggggaagtatTGTGTGAGCAACTATGGTCTCGGCCGATACAACAAGCTTTTCTGCTTGTGTGGTGGCACCTCGGTAAAATCACGTCTTACTGTttgtagcagagttttccccagaggcagaggacaagaacagGAGTCATACTCAAATTCACAGTCAAGAGATTCTTTATTGCTTGACTGGTTGCACAGGCatttctgttacagtggtacttcgggttaagtacttaattcgttccggaggtctgtacttaacctgaaactgttcctaacctgaagcaccactttagctaatggggcctcccgctgccgccgcaccgccggagcacaatttctgttctcatcctgaagcaaagttcttaacctgaagcactatttctgggttagcggaagcgtatgtaacctgaagtgtatgtaacccgaggtaccactgtactattatataCAGGCTATTTACACTACCTCTTTATCTCTCCAGCACGGTATAATCTGGAGTCCAGTAATTAACAATCCTGACACAGCAAAACTCATAGTATCAGCAGCACACATTGTCTTACTTCCAACCTTGTTGTCAGCGTGCGTGCTgacagcgtgtgtgtgtgtgtgtgtgtgtgtgtgtgtgtgctttcctcgTGCGGAAATTGCAGCCTGCAACTTCCTCCCTTTATTTTGCACCTCCAGCTGACACCAATCAAGCCTAGAGGGGCACTCCTACACACTAAAGAAAAAAATCTGGAACCCTCTTTAAAGCTTCCAGGAACTTTTATCTGTGTCTTAAATAATGTTTTCCAAACAGAGAAACCTTTGCACAGGCAGAACGCTTTGgtaagctgtcagcatgcgacgaCACAACCCAGGAACAGATTTGACTGGCCTGCTAAACTGGGTGAGGcaagccaatgggtctcaaaccctcggtgactTGGGACTCCGGAGGATTGAGCGgacgagaccaagagtgggttgaacagtcaagaaggcaattCCTGCACATGCTGCAGattgaagtgaggggcaggtggggttcATTAACCTGGGAAAGCAGCCCAtataagagaaggaaaacactgatcctaaacctgGCTTCGCTTCAGGAGAataaaaaggctcaggagtaaatctGGAGTAGAGTgcctcctcctggcaactcctgcaaccaagctggtgccaaatgtcttgctctgctttcctttggaccgcaacagtgagagccagtgtggagtagtggttaagagcagtagtctcgtaatctggtgaaccgggttcgcttccctgctcctccccatgcagctgttgggtgaccttgggccagtcacacttctctgaagtctctcagccccactcacctcacagagtgtttgttgtgggggaggaagggaaaggagattgtgagccgctttgagactcctttgggtagtgataaagtgggatatcaaatccaaactcctcctcctcttctttttctttttcttcttcttcttcttcgtgtctTGTTTATGTagtgaccgctccccacattaaatgggggcacCCTTTGCATGGTCACgcacagccccctggaccctatgcagcaccattagcacaggcttggcttcgccttccccaggtgggatacctggaggtctccgcctacctcagccagttacccaatcccacctggggaggcgttgccaaggtgatcaggccaggtagggggagggactacctgcccacgcaatagggggaggatcttatcTGGGAATCGTTGGTTGGCTCCAGAgattctcccaccctacccaccctcagttaagacttcttttgcaggttaaccttttttcCACAGCGGACGCTGCTACGTCAAAGTCGCTGTTGAAGGTCCGGGAAAGGAATTcctctgcattggcaggtttgcctttcccgtagcaaaacgtcacaactttggcggtatcaggccttgggcggaatcctttagtctatcttccctatactccttagggtagtgatgaagcgggatatcaaatcccaactcttcttctcctctttatCTGGTCAGCCCAGGAACTCTATATatcctgcccaggcttgcgccccaaggacgtcacttcggtgctgctaacacagaggtTCGACTTCACcctcggaggcacactccattgtctctcgagacagaggaGGCCAACAACAAACACCAAGCACATCCCTGATACTTAATCCAGAGACGTCTGCTGTTGGGCAGTGTGGTTTGGAGGATACAGCCTCCCAGGCAAACTTGGAGCCTGTGGGTGGGTCAAGACTGGCCCGCTGGCCTGAGAGTCACCCACCCCTGCTCTGCAGGATCTCTCAgagggggggaagaagaagaagaagaagaagaagaagaagaagaagaagaagaagaagaagaagaagtggaggagtttggatttgatatcccgctttattactacctgaaggagtctcaaagcagctaatattctcctttcccttcctcccccacaacaaacactctgtgaggtgagtggggctgagagacttcaaagaagtgtgactggcccaaggtcacccagcagctgcatgcggaggagcggagacacgaacccggttcaccagattacgactccaccactcttaaccactacaccacactggctccctgccCTAGAAATTGCCTGAGGAACAGGGGAGCAGAAGAGGGGTGCATTAGCCACTGTGGTGTTATTTAATGCTTCCTCTGAATGCAGGCAGAGATGTCAGCTTGGACCGCATTTTACGCTATTGATTCATGCATTGATGTAAAACGGAAAGATGGGAGGGGGGCCCCGAAGCTCCATCACACAGTGCAGATTAGTTACTGCACTCAGAACCACAGTAGGACGATTATGGAAAACATGCTGGAGTGGAAGGAAGGGTCTCCTCAGGGGAGCGATGGAAGGACCAGGCAGGAGAACACAACCCTGCTCAAGACAGGCCAGCTCAGAGGATTAAGGGCACAGCAGGAAGCTGAAGGGTATAATAAGCTGGAAGTCTAGTTCGCCCTGCCCTAGATGCCAGCCACACATGCCCTGATaatagaagtaccgtatttttcgctccataagacgcacttttttcctcttaaaatctaaggggaaatgtctgtgcatcttatggagtgaatgtgtggtccctggggctggggagggggaccCGGGCtttccccaccagccccacaagctcggagAGAAGCGGGAAGGCTGCGCGCAGCCTTCCTgttgctccccgacctgctctttggggctggcgggggaaagccgggcttcccccaccgccagccccggggagcaggtcgaaaggaacccgaagcctccagagcgcagcgggaactcctgctgcgctccggaggctttgggttgccttcactgaaggcgaatgaatgcaccttgaacacactgaacgcaccttgttttagagggggagaacaaaaaaaatatatctccccctctctgtgcaacgccccttcagcgaagtggcaggagaaatggaaggggctccgtttctcctgccgcttcgctgaaggggcactgagcagagagggggagaatttttttccttgttctccccctctaaaacaaggtgcgtcctatggtcgggtgcgtcctatagagcgaaaaatacggtatttaaaactGACAGAAGAGTTTAGGCAATGGGAAAAGCATCAAGTTGGCATAGGACCTGCTCTTATAACAAATAACACCATTGTCTTATaacaaatcagaccattggtccatctagctcagtgctggctACACcaaccggcagcagctctccggagtCGGGAATCTACCCAAGGACCCCTCTGcacgcaaggcagatgctctagaaCACATACATAATTTCATTTGCacgccacctttccacagttcaaaccatgctcaaggcagcttacaacatgaaaacaaaaaacacgtcactgcaacataacaaaagtagtcgtgAACAATAAATCAATCATTTAAAGTATGCAACCAAAAGGAGcaatttgtgtgtatatatatcacAACAGGATTGAAAAtgatacaaaacaacaacagcacccgCACCCAAGAAAGAATCCACAGCAACACCCCAGCTCAagattctgttcagcagcctcagcttttgcagctggagtcagtcaaggtCCTGCCTTCCAGGCCAGGTGAGAAGCaggaagcaggtcttccaggactcacagctaagatggtcttcagcagcctcagcttttgcagctggagtcagtcagcagcctcccctcccccccattaaGCCACAACCCTTCCCCACAATGCAGTAAGTTAGTACCCGGCAAATTCTGGGCGCCTTCCACTCTTACCTTTGTGAGTTCCGCCGTCTGTACGAGCTTATTTTTGCTGCCGGCGTACATCATCTGTTGCTCAGGCTTGCACCCTGCAATTATCAGGAGGAAATCGGGATCAGGAGCCAAGCAAGACCAGCATTAAGGCAGTCTGTTCAGGAGGAACGGGGCAGGGGTGCAGATGGAATAGGCCAGCCGTTTTACTGCCTGCCTGCTGCTTCTCCCCACTCGCTACTGGCTCCTTGCTCTGCtaaagcctttgccaacctgtcaGATgctctggactgcaactcccattgggccgatgggaactgtagttctggagggcacctggttggcaaaaAGCTGCTCTACTAGAGTCTCGTCCCTTGCAAGTTGCCCCTTTCCATTTAttaattgattgcatttatatcccacgagctcaaggtggtgcacaCCATTTCTGCCCCCCAATTTAATCCCCACGACGACACTGtgaggcacttgcgtggtcagttcacagcaagtccaaagaaatgagagatttcatgcagtatatatatcctccaggcaccctctcccccttccccaggaatccagtcacgtcagcttgtacacgcaggttgacatcacagatgtttctGCTCCgatactcttaaccataaaagggttttccttcctgtactcctgaccataaaagggtattcctgtcCCTAtgctcttatcttggagcaagaggtcaccaactccaagaacacactctggcgccGTTCCTGGACTAGGTCTGTGAGTCAGAGTgtggtaagataagacccagacatgtcatccctactccactggaacagccaagTTCATCCTTTgccgtgactgataaaggagatagctttgtttatacagctgtgttcttgttatgcatttgctcaacagctcaagttaatgcattttagaaatgctcccttggagaaagaagaaaaggggggtttgGGGTCCCGTTTCAAACTGACTACACAGAAATCCATTCCTTCAGGCTGGGCTGAGAGAAGGCAacgactggcctaaggtcacacccaatgagcttcgtggcccagtagggatttgaacccaggtcctagcTTGACAATCTTAAGCGTTGCACCTCATGGGCTCCGAAATCTAAGCCAGGCTTTGTtggcctggcaccctccagagggtgttggactacaactcccatcagcccctgccagtgcatgatgggagttgtagtccaacaacaatttCTGGAGGGGGCCAACGAAGGCGAGTGTCAACACTTAAAATTGAGAGCCTGGGGGTCCCGAAAAGGGCAATTCACAAGCTtcaccaacaccccccccccaagatcacGTGTGGGCTGTTCTTAGGGCTATCCTAAGACGTGTTTGTGTCCCGTCCGATCAAAACATGGCTCCCAGCGGAACTTGCTGTTCCTTATGGCAATCAGCCGTTTCCATCTTGAAGCCCAGCAGGCAGCTGTGTTTTgcttcacagaactgtagagagCTGGAAGGGCCCTcaaaaggtcatccagtccaacctccCACACAGAGCAGGAATTTGTACGGGAGAAACTGCCCCCATCATCCAGCCGGAGCTCGACTTACCGACGGGGCTGGAGAAGATGAAGCAGAGCGGGTAAGAGACTCTCCCGTCGTCGTGCTGGTACTTGTAGCTGTAGACGATGAACGTTTTCTCAGAGTTAAGGAAAATGGAAGCAGGAGGGGTGGGCAAGAGAGGCTCTTGAAGCCTGCCCGTTGCAAAGTGCTCAGTGTAGCTGAGGGGGGCAGTTCATACCTGGGGCTGCTACGTTCGGATCAATGAAATGCTAAAATGGACTAAAGGCGGCCATGATAATATCAGGCAGTTGAAAGCACTTCCCAGGGACTCTTGTTTGGTCTGAGCAGCGTCTCCCTCCCCGCACTTTCCACCCCAAGGTCCCatttgcactatgcatttaaagcagaatcacCCCACTTTAAAACAGTCACATCTTCTCC
The Podarcis muralis chromosome 1, rPodMur119.hap1.1, whole genome shotgun sequence DNA segment above includes these coding regions:
- the GMFB gene encoding glia maturation factor beta isoform X2, translated to MKIDKDKQLVVLDEEHEGISPDELKDELPERQPRFIVYSYKYQHDDGRVSYPLCFIFSSPVGCKPEQQMMYAGSKNKLVQTAELTKVFEIRNTEDLTEEWLHEKLGFFH
- the GMFB gene encoding glia maturation factor beta isoform X1 translates to MSESLVVCDVAEDLVEKLRKFRFRKETNNAAIIMKIDKDKQLVVLDEEHEGISPDELKDELPERQPRFIVYSYKYQHDDGRVSYPLCFIFSSPVGCKPEQQMMYAGSKNKLVQTAELTKVFEIRNTEDLTEEWLHEKLGFFH